From a region of the Methanothrix sp. genome:
- a CDS encoding molybdopterin molybdotransferase MoeA, with translation MFRKLSSVGYALERLLDLCSPVDEIEKIPIEETCGRVLASDVLSPENLPSFNRAAMDGYAVRSEQTRGASQSSPVQITEHVRVRTGAALPDGFDAVVMLEDSFLRGRVLEVTAELTPYRNVSRVGEDVRAGDVVLGREHRLRPPDLALLGAVGIGEVDVFTRPRVAVIPTGDELVPRSSVPAPGEAREINSIMICSYVKLWGGEPQLSGVIPDDRDSIKRVIKRYLGSDLILISGGTSVGDRDYAPGVLEEMGELMVHGIRLSPGRPTAVGSVSGTPVVCLPGYPVAALASLYLLVRPAVKRLAHLRDDVRRRDAMLSRKIPSRPGYITFARVSLKDGVADPVMISGAGILSSVARADGFVLVPEDLEGLDVGEQVEVHIFE, from the coding sequence ATGTTCAGAAAACTGTCCTCTGTCGGTTACGCCCTTGAAAGGCTCCTGGATCTCTGCTCTCCTGTAGATGAGATTGAGAAAATCCCGATCGAGGAGACATGCGGAAGGGTTCTCGCATCCGATGTTCTGTCGCCGGAGAATCTGCCGTCGTTCAACAGGGCCGCCATGGATGGATATGCTGTAAGATCAGAGCAGACACGCGGGGCATCTCAGAGTTCGCCCGTTCAGATCACAGAGCACGTGAGGGTGAGGACCGGCGCCGCTCTCCCAGATGGGTTCGATGCGGTTGTGATGCTTGAGGATTCGTTCTTGCGCGGCCGCGTCCTTGAGGTCACAGCCGAGCTCACCCCTTACAGAAACGTCTCCAGGGTCGGTGAGGATGTAAGAGCCGGGGATGTGGTTCTCGGCCGGGAGCACAGGCTCAGGCCTCCTGACCTTGCGCTTCTCGGGGCGGTCGGCATTGGCGAGGTGGATGTCTTCACCAGACCGCGTGTCGCTGTTATCCCAACCGGGGACGAGCTCGTTCCCAGGAGCAGCGTGCCGGCGCCGGGCGAGGCGCGGGAGATCAACAGCATCATGATATGCAGTTACGTGAAGCTCTGGGGCGGCGAGCCGCAGCTCTCCGGCGTGATACCGGACGACCGGGATTCGATAAAGCGTGTTATAAAGAGATACCTGGGATCTGATCTGATACTGATCTCAGGTGGGACCTCTGTAGGTGATAGAGATTATGCGCCGGGCGTGCTTGAGGAGATGGGCGAGCTGATGGTTCACGGCATCAGGCTGAGCCCTGGAAGGCCCACAGCTGTTGGATCCGTCAGCGGCACGCCGGTTGTGTGCCTGCCGGGATACCCTGTGGCTGCCCTGGCCTCACTGTACCTGCTCGTGAGGCCCGCGGTGAAGAGACTTGCGCATCTCAGAGATGATGTTCGGAGAAGAGATGCGATGCTCTCGAGAAAGATCCCCTCCAGGCCAGGGTACATCACCTTCGCGAGGGTCTCGCTGAAGGACGGGGTCGCTGATCCGGTAATGATCAGCGGCGCAGGCATACTGAGCTCGGTCGCGCGGGCTGACGGCTTCGTTCTGGTGCCTGAGGATCTTGAGGGGCTGGACGTGGGGGAGCAGGTCGAGGTGCATATATTCGAGTGA
- the cobQ gene encoding cobyric acid synthase CobQ: protein MTKYLIILGTTSHSGKSILVTAMCRMLKNRGLRVAPFKSQNMSLNSWVTSSGGEMGIAQAVQAWAAGLEPSVLMNPILLKPKGDRTSQVIIMGRPVADKSAADYYKDIDSLKEIVDSAIEELSRDYDYIIVEGAGGAAEINLFDRDIANIYVASRLRAPVILVGDIERGGVFASLYGTVKLLPPEIRDLVKGLVINKFRGDPAILQPGIKMLEEMTGIPVLGILPYLDLEIPSEDSVSLSDKRISQKEDLPEIAIIRLPRISNFTDFEPLERYARVRYVDLRDDLGNPDAVIIPGTKNTVSDLAEMRRYGMDRRILALRNVPIIGICGGYQILGKEIIDCGIEDICGSVQGLGLIDAVTRFDAYEKRTVQVTKEVTGDGPILGRIKGEHVKGYEIHMGITDSREVSAFGDDGSVTKDGLVMGTYLHGLFENENFRNAFLDYLYERRGLRRQEVSRSDGFDALAKAVERHLDVKSILSMLELDVSTDNESKPADGNAAQMH, encoded by the coding sequence ATGACTAAGTACCTGATCATTCTGGGCACAACATCCCACTCAGGAAAGAGCATACTGGTAACCGCCATGTGCAGGATGCTCAAAAACCGCGGTCTTCGCGTCGCCCCGTTCAAGTCCCAGAACATGAGCCTGAACTCGTGGGTGACATCCTCAGGCGGAGAGATGGGGATAGCCCAGGCTGTGCAGGCATGGGCAGCCGGCCTGGAGCCGTCCGTGCTCATGAACCCCATACTGCTCAAGCCAAAGGGTGACCGGACATCTCAGGTCATAATAATGGGAAGGCCGGTGGCAGACAAGTCGGCTGCTGATTACTACAAGGATATAGACAGCCTGAAGGAGATCGTCGATTCCGCGATCGAGGAGCTGAGCAGGGATTACGATTACATCATCGTTGAGGGGGCGGGAGGGGCGGCTGAGATAAACCTCTTCGACAGGGATATCGCGAACATATACGTCGCATCCAGGCTCAGAGCCCCCGTAATACTTGTGGGGGACATCGAGAGGGGCGGGGTCTTCGCGAGCCTTTACGGGACTGTGAAGCTCCTGCCGCCCGAGATCAGAGATCTGGTTAAGGGGCTGGTCATAAACAAGTTCCGCGGGGATCCCGCAATACTTCAGCCGGGTATAAAAATGCTGGAGGAGATGACAGGGATCCCTGTGCTCGGGATCCTTCCGTACCTGGATCTGGAGATCCCCTCCGAGGATTCGGTATCGCTCTCTGACAAGAGAATCTCACAGAAAGAGGATTTGCCGGAGATAGCGATCATAAGGCTCCCCAGGATATCGAACTTCACAGACTTCGAGCCGCTGGAGCGATACGCCAGGGTCAGGTACGTCGATCTGAGGGATGATCTCGGAAATCCGGATGCAGTGATAATACCGGGCACAAAGAACACCGTATCAGATCTTGCTGAGATGAGGAGGTACGGGATGGATCGCAGGATTCTTGCCCTGAGGAACGTTCCGATTATCGGCATCTGCGGAGGGTATCAGATTCTGGGGAAGGAGATAATCGACTGCGGGATAGAGGATATCTGCGGATCCGTCCAGGGGCTGGGGCTCATCGATGCCGTGACCCGCTTCGATGCATACGAGAAGAGAACCGTTCAGGTCACAAAGGAGGTCACAGGAGACGGCCCGATACTGGGGAGGATAAAAGGGGAGCATGTAAAGGGATACGAGATACACATGGGTATCACGGACTCGAGGGAGGTTAGCGCGTTCGGAGATGATGGCTCTGTCACAAAGGATGGATTGGTGATGGGCACATACCTCCACGGCCTATTCGAGAACGAGAACTTCAGAAACGCATTTCTCGATTACCTCTACGAGCGGAGGGGGCTCAGGCGCCAGGAGGTCTCACGCAGCGACGGCTTTGACGCCCTGGCGAAGGCTGTGGAGAGGCATCTTGATGTGAAGAGTATACTGAGCATGCTTGAGCTGGATGTGTCAACAGATAATGAGAGCAAGCCTGCAGACGGAAATGCAGCACAGATGCATTAA